In Halorubrum sp. PV6, a single window of DNA contains:
- a CDS encoding phosphotransferase family protein, which translates to MSDAVLDRALAETRPGATPASVESLGRGNRKRTEVVRFETAPPVVVQRAVNPTRIRTEAALLRALGERTGVPVPRPIGDGVADGTGWLVTPLVEGRDLHEAFVELGATGKRDIARAFGRYLGAVHEAFRFPACGRLAVAADTDSVADPDEPLAVHEPTDAAAWVRRFGERHVARLPPEFDELRGRLAEAVREPVARARDPRLFPWDLRPGNALVADGAVTAVLDWEAPLAAPPGVSVAKAEHLVVDWYVPASETEPLRRAFRTGYESVATPPPDARAHRVAAVASAAVDGSGRVTNPRYPPVGRDAAVEFHERALRRALGEAGAEE; encoded by the coding sequence GTGAGCGACGCGGTCTTGGACCGGGCGCTCGCCGAGACGCGACCGGGGGCGACGCCGGCGAGCGTCGAGTCGCTCGGCCGGGGGAACCGCAAGCGAACGGAGGTCGTCCGGTTCGAGACCGCGCCCCCGGTCGTCGTCCAGCGCGCCGTGAACCCGACGCGGATCCGAACCGAGGCGGCGCTTTTACGCGCCCTCGGCGAGCGAACCGGCGTTCCCGTGCCCCGGCCGATCGGCGACGGGGTCGCCGACGGGACGGGGTGGCTGGTCACGCCGTTGGTCGAGGGGCGCGACCTCCACGAGGCGTTCGTCGAGCTGGGGGCGACGGGAAAGCGCGACATTGCGCGGGCGTTCGGCCGGTACCTCGGGGCCGTCCACGAGGCGTTCCGGTTCCCGGCGTGCGGTCGGCTGGCGGTCGCGGCGGACACCGACTCGGTGGCGGACCCCGACGAGCCGCTCGCCGTCCACGAGCCGACCGACGCGGCGGCCTGGGTCCGGCGGTTCGGCGAGCGACACGTCGCGCGACTGCCGCCCGAGTTCGACGAACTCCGGGGGCGGCTCGCCGAGGCGGTCCGGGAACCGGTCGCCCGCGCCCGCGACCCTCGGCTGTTCCCGTGGGACCTCCGGCCGGGCAACGCGCTCGTCGCGGACGGCGCGGTGACGGCGGTCCTCGACTGGGAGGCCCCGCTCGCCGCCCCGCCGGGCGTGTCGGTCGCCAAGGCCGAACACCTGGTCGTCGACTGGTACGTGCCGGCGAGCGAGACCGAACCGCTCCGGCGGGCGTTCCGCACCGGCTACGAGTCGGTCGCCACGCCGCCGCCGGACGCCCGCGCGCACCGCGTGGCGGCCGTGGCGAGCGCCGCCGTCGACGGGAGCGGACGGGTGACGAACCCGCGGTATCCGCCGGTCGGGCGGGACGCGGCGGTCGAGTTCCACGAGCGGGCGCTTCGGCGGGCGCTCGGCGAGGCGGGCGCTGAGGAGTGA
- a CDS encoding 2Fe-2S iron-sulfur cluster-binding protein, with protein sequence MPTVSYQGEEIECEEGALLRDVLKEAGLSVYNGKMEQLNCRGAGSCGSCAVQVDGEVSEPGKKEKARLWFPPHHPSHDVRLACQTRVEGDVEVTKGRGLFGQHV encoded by the coding sequence ATGCCAACCGTATCCTACCAGGGCGAAGAGATCGAGTGTGAGGAGGGTGCTCTGCTGCGCGACGTTTTGAAAGAGGCCGGCCTCTCCGTGTACAACGGGAAGATGGAGCAGCTGAACTGCCGCGGGGCGGGGTCGTGCGGCTCCTGTGCCGTCCAGGTCGACGGCGAGGTCAGCGAGCCCGGTAAAAAGGAGAAGGCCCGCCTCTGGTTCCCGCCCCACCACCCGAGCCACGACGTTCGCCTCGCGTGTCAGACCCGCGTCGAAGGCGACGTCGAGGTGACCAAGGGCCGCGGACTCTTCGGGCAGCACGTCTGA
- a CDS encoding DUF5305 family protein: MGPWAERARWFLTTRGTLVGLALLVAGAVLLGSVGVAYAGSPAATTVTEQHAVETFNLELTTSAVVTGETTLFAAGERLAEPPVYLAAATPAVDLAVTSTFPEDRLVTVTQRVYLVTRAVEDGEAFWTERQLLAGETVEVTDGTHTTEASLNVTEYRNTRLAAVASEVGTAGRVETVVVAETEVDSGRYVDRLTVETPLVTDDVTYRFGDQREASTTRATPVERTVPAARDVPGSRLAGGTLLTVGGLGIAVLGRRESDPEAVATASRVRYGEWVSTGSVGRLGSNRVSVRTLGDLVDVAIDSGRRVVHDPDRGIYVVLDDGVTYTFVPRTRAPADEE, translated from the coding sequence ATGGGGCCGTGGGCGGAGCGCGCGCGGTGGTTCCTCACGACGCGGGGCACGCTCGTCGGCCTCGCGCTCCTCGTCGCCGGGGCGGTCCTGCTCGGGTCGGTCGGGGTCGCCTACGCCGGGTCGCCGGCGGCGACGACCGTCACCGAACAGCACGCGGTCGAGACGTTCAACCTCGAACTGACGACGAGCGCCGTCGTGACCGGAGAGACGACCCTTTTCGCCGCCGGTGAGCGACTCGCAGAGCCGCCGGTGTACCTCGCCGCCGCGACGCCGGCCGTCGACCTCGCGGTCACGAGTACCTTCCCCGAAGACCGGCTCGTGACGGTCACCCAGCGCGTCTACCTCGTCACTCGGGCCGTCGAGGACGGCGAGGCGTTCTGGACCGAGCGCCAGCTTCTCGCGGGCGAGACCGTCGAGGTGACCGACGGCACGCACACCACCGAGGCGTCGCTGAACGTGACCGAGTACCGGAACACGCGGCTCGCGGCGGTCGCGAGCGAGGTCGGGACGGCCGGTCGCGTCGAGACGGTCGTCGTGGCCGAGACCGAGGTCGACTCCGGCCGGTACGTCGACCGACTCACCGTCGAGACGCCGCTCGTGACCGACGACGTCACGTACCGGTTCGGCGACCAGCGCGAGGCGTCGACGACCCGTGCGACGCCCGTCGAGCGCACCGTCCCGGCCGCGAGAGACGTTCCCGGATCGCGGCTCGCCGGCGGGACGCTCCTCACGGTCGGCGGGCTCGGCATCGCCGTCCTCGGGCGGCGCGAAAGCGATCCCGAGGCGGTCGCCACCGCGAGCCGCGTCCGGTACGGCGAGTGGGTCTCGACCGGATCGGTCGGGCGCCTCGGGAGCAATCGGGTGTCGGTCCGGACCCTCGGCGACCTCGTCGACGTCGCCATCGACTCCGGACGGCGCGTCGTCCACGACCCCGATCGCGGGATCTACGTCGTGCTCGACGACGGGGTGACGTACACGTTCGTCCCCCGGACGCGGGCGCCCGCGGACGAGGAGTGA
- a CDS encoding cold-shock protein, with protein sequence MATGKVDFFNDTGGYGFIETDDADDDVFFHMEDVEGPDLEEGQELEFDIESSPKGPRASNVVRQ encoded by the coding sequence ATGGCGACCGGAAAGGTTGATTTCTTCAACGACACTGGCGGCTACGGATTTATTGAGACTGACGACGCTGACGACGACGTGTTCTTCCACATGGAAGACGTCGAAGGGCCGGACCTCGAAGAGGGCCAGGAGCTCGAGTTCGACATCGAGTCCTCGCCCAAGGGTCCGCGCGCGTCCAACGTCGTTCGGCAGTAA
- a CDS encoding DUF5611 family protein has product MKEYKMRRGEHLDDRMPDLKGSIESYFGAVTGTEEWEGHELYVVGDPDNPVFERIVAGAAEYGSKKDKLAVHFEERPAEDVIAEGNADAAADAVDAKNEFLLEATGRDAKSRRDSLKREVEDDAPDY; this is encoded by the coding sequence ATGAAGGAGTACAAGATGCGACGCGGCGAGCATCTGGACGACCGCATGCCCGACCTGAAAGGATCCATCGAATCGTACTTCGGTGCGGTCACCGGCACGGAAGAGTGGGAGGGCCACGAACTGTACGTCGTCGGGGACCCCGACAACCCCGTCTTCGAGCGCATCGTCGCCGGCGCCGCCGAGTACGGGAGCAAGAAGGACAAGCTCGCGGTCCACTTCGAGGAGCGCCCCGCCGAAGATGTCATCGCGGAGGGGAACGCCGACGCCGCCGCCGACGCGGTCGACGCGAAAAACGAGTTCCTGCTGGAGGCGACGGGTCGCGACGCGAAGTCCCGGCGCGACTCGCTGAAGCGCGAGGTCGAAGACGACGCGCCCGACTACTGA
- a CDS encoding HAD family hydrolase, which yields MSRITAVAFDLDNTLCRPDHDVEALYRRAFERAGVEPFGEPDVLWAALDGPPDPDDRVGYLGAGFARLAAQHGRDVDPVALAEAFEAVADDSRVTYLPGATEALSAAAEVGPVGLLTNGPEHRQRAKVDALGLGDRVDAIVYAGDLPRRKPHAEPFDRLAAALSVAPEETLYVGNSLAYDVAGAHNAGLQSAWLRADPDEAAAPYSPDHVVDSLDGVTALLTARRDAEPNA from the coding sequence ATGAGCCGGATTACCGCGGTCGCCTTCGACCTCGACAACACGCTGTGCCGTCCCGACCACGACGTGGAGGCGCTGTACCGCCGCGCCTTCGAGCGGGCCGGCGTCGAGCCGTTCGGCGAGCCGGACGTGCTGTGGGCGGCGCTCGACGGCCCGCCGGACCCAGACGACAGGGTCGGCTACCTCGGCGCGGGGTTCGCGCGGCTGGCGGCCCAACACGGCCGCGACGTCGACCCCGTCGCCCTCGCCGAGGCGTTCGAGGCGGTCGCCGACGACTCGCGAGTGACGTACCTGCCGGGCGCGACAGAGGCGTTGTCGGCCGCGGCCGAGGTGGGGCCCGTCGGCCTCCTCACGAACGGCCCGGAACACCGGCAGCGGGCGAAAGTCGACGCGCTCGGGCTCGGCGACCGCGTCGACGCCATCGTGTACGCCGGCGACCTGCCGCGCCGGAAGCCGCACGCCGAGCCGTTCGACCGGTTGGCGGCCGCTCTCTCCGTCGCCCCCGAAGAGACGCTGTACGTCGGGAACTCGCTGGCGTACGACGTCGCCGGCGCGCACAACGCCGGGCTGCAGTCGGCGTGGCTGCGCGCCGACCCCGACGAGGCGGCCGCGCCCTACAGCCCGGACCACGTCGTCGACTCGTTAGACGGGGTGACGGCGTTGCTGACCGCGAGACGCGACGCGGAGCCCAACGCGTGA